Proteins from a genomic interval of Paenibacillus lentus:
- a CDS encoding IS110 family transposase — MKYKLKEKQNQRILDITDQTLVVGADIAKDTHVARAIDFRGIELGKDCVFENSRKGLSKLVSWMKALQRQYAKTDIVFGIEPTGHYWFPLAEFLQDKGIRIVVVNPHHVHKSKELEDNSQTKNDYKDAKVIADLVRNGHYTEPQLPTSVYADLRILMNMREKTMVSLGQVQRRIQNWLDRFFPEFNNVFKSWEGKAALVTLTEFPLPQEIVALGATAILGRWKQDVQRAVGIKRAEKLVEAASESIGLTEGTTAAKLELHTWMQQYALFTQQLEEIMNQVELLLKQIPGTQEMLTIPGVGITTLAGFLAETGDLSRYSHGQQIIRLAGLNLRENSSGKKKGRTTISKRGRSRLRALLFRAVLPMVAKNPEFKAMHQYYTQRQVNPLKKKQSIVALCGKLIRILHTLGTRKIVYNAADVLGPVRRTQLQLAA, encoded by the coding sequence ATGAAGTATAAGCTAAAAGAGAAACAGAATCAACGCATTTTGGACATTACAGATCAAACTTTGGTTGTCGGTGCAGATATTGCAAAGGACACCCATGTTGCCAGAGCGATCGATTTTCGCGGAATCGAGCTTGGCAAAGACTGTGTATTTGAAAACAGCCGTAAGGGACTCTCGAAACTCGTATCGTGGATGAAGGCATTGCAGAGGCAGTACGCCAAAACAGATATTGTGTTTGGCATTGAGCCCACCGGACACTACTGGTTTCCCCTGGCTGAGTTCTTGCAAGACAAGGGCATTCGTATCGTGGTCGTGAATCCTCATCATGTGCATAAGAGCAAGGAACTGGAGGATAACTCCCAGACTAAAAATGACTACAAGGATGCCAAAGTGATTGCGGATCTTGTCCGTAACGGTCACTATACCGAACCCCAACTACCGACTAGCGTTTACGCAGATTTGAGAATTCTCATGAATATGCGTGAGAAAACGATGGTCAGTTTGGGGCAAGTCCAAAGACGGATTCAAAACTGGCTCGATCGGTTTTTCCCGGAGTTTAACAACGTCTTTAAGAGCTGGGAGGGCAAAGCCGCGCTCGTCACGTTGACTGAGTTTCCATTGCCGCAAGAGATCGTAGCCCTTGGCGCCACTGCGATCCTCGGGCGATGGAAGCAAGACGTACAGCGAGCCGTAGGGATAAAGCGAGCTGAAAAGCTTGTGGAAGCTGCCTCTGAATCCATTGGACTCACAGAAGGTACCACTGCTGCTAAGTTAGAGTTACACACTTGGATGCAACAGTACGCCTTATTTACACAACAACTGGAAGAGATCATGAATCAAGTGGAGTTATTACTCAAACAGATTCCTGGCACACAGGAAATGCTCACTATTCCGGGTGTAGGAATCACGACACTTGCTGGCTTCCTAGCAGAAACCGGTGACCTATCTCGGTATAGCCACGGTCAACAGATTATCCGTCTCGCGGGACTTAACCTGCGAGAAAACAGTTCTGGAAAGAAAAAGGGTCGAACGACGATCAGCAAACGAGGTCGATCACGTCTTCGAGCACTACTTTTCCGAGCCGTGTTGCCCATGGTGGCAAAGAACCCGGAGTTTAAAGCGATGCATCAGTATTATACGCAGCGCCAGGTCAATCCGTTGAAAAAGAAACAGTCTATTGTGGCGCTTTGTGGAAAACTGATTCGCATTTTACACACGTTAGGCACAAGGAAAATCGTATACAATGCCGCTGATGTCTTAGGACCGGTTCGCCGGACTCAGCTTCAGTTGGCTGCTTAA
- a CDS encoding transposase, translated as MYILQESLFSFEELQKLEFKERLPIFFSALDLRPYAKELRSHSPRGADGHCRQGILRALLAAPLENMDTFSGLHRRLDMDLRFRYQCGLRLDRKAPSIATLSRVFTELTNKGLAKRLFEDLVTRCKQEGIIDGSHVAMDSAAIHAYEKKQPKRKSELTGNANWGAKFDSFGNKVKWFGYKLHLAVDTASELPLALSVTPAHVNDGDLAPALMEQVAADAKVKFFVFDAGYDQLKNYEAARKLKAQAIIPMNLRNEKEPPAGITSNGTPCCSMGFAMTYWGVDGDHLKFRCPHATGKVDCPLGMAACSSSNYGMVLKVDTKSDLRRYSSPHRNTKRWQELYKERTSVERCNSRMKTYLTADAMHVWGIEKVITHQYLNAIVLLASALAMAQKYRKVAA; from the coding sequence ATGTATATTCTACAAGAAAGTCTATTTTCCTTTGAAGAACTTCAAAAACTTGAATTTAAAGAACGTTTGCCTATCTTCTTCAGCGCCCTGGACTTACGGCCATATGCTAAAGAATTGAGAAGTCATTCACCCCGAGGTGCCGATGGGCACTGCCGACAAGGGATTCTTCGCGCATTGCTTGCAGCGCCACTGGAGAACATGGATACATTTAGCGGCTTGCATCGTCGTCTGGATATGGATCTTCGTTTCCGTTACCAATGCGGACTCAGGCTTGATCGAAAAGCTCCATCAATCGCCACATTAAGCCGCGTTTTCACTGAGCTAACGAATAAGGGATTGGCAAAACGTCTGTTTGAGGATCTCGTCACACGCTGTAAGCAGGAAGGAATCATCGATGGAAGTCACGTGGCGATGGACAGCGCAGCGATCCATGCCTACGAGAAGAAACAGCCGAAGCGCAAAAGTGAGCTGACGGGGAATGCCAACTGGGGCGCGAAGTTTGACTCCTTTGGTAACAAGGTCAAGTGGTTCGGCTATAAGCTTCATCTTGCTGTCGACACCGCTAGCGAACTGCCCCTGGCCCTCTCGGTTACACCGGCTCATGTCAATGACGGTGATCTGGCACCCGCTCTCATGGAACAAGTGGCTGCCGATGCGAAAGTGAAGTTCTTTGTGTTTGATGCTGGGTATGACCAACTTAAAAACTATGAAGCGGCACGGAAGCTCAAAGCGCAAGCGATTATCCCGATGAATCTTCGCAATGAGAAGGAACCGCCTGCAGGTATAACATCTAACGGTACACCTTGCTGCTCCATGGGTTTTGCCATGACATACTGGGGAGTAGATGGCGATCACCTGAAATTCCGGTGTCCCCATGCGACCGGCAAGGTGGATTGTCCGCTGGGGATGGCAGCCTGTTCATCTTCCAACTATGGAATGGTGCTCAAGGTTGATACAAAAAGCGATTTGCGCCGTTATTCAAGTCCGCACCGGAACACGAAACGTTGGCAAGAACTTTACAAAGAAAGAACGAGTGTAGAACGCTGCAACTCCCGAATGAAAACCTATTTGACCGCAGACGCCATGCATGTTTGGGGCATAGAGAAAGTCATAACTCACCAATATTTAAATGCAATTGTATTGCTGGCTTCTGCCCTGGCAATGGCTCAGAAATACAGAAAAGTCGCTGCTTAA
- a CDS encoding N-acetylmuramoyl-L-alanine amidase, which produces MTTVWIDAGHGGKDPGAVGNGLKEKDITLRISLAMKQQLEAQYADVKVLLTRTTDADVTLKERTNKANQAGANILISVHCNAGGGAGGFESFRYTSASAASKSLQDVLHNAIMTELKPYNVTDRGQKTKNLHMLRESKMPAVLTENLFIDVANDASKLKQQEVIEAIVKGHVNGIAQFLSLKPKGDIQPDPADPGKTKNWKENGREWLIANAGISPEWKATDPIDIGTLGTILSRMQK; this is translated from the coding sequence ATGACAACGGTATGGATTGACGCGGGGCATGGAGGCAAAGATCCGGGGGCGGTTGGTAATGGATTGAAGGAAAAGGATATCACGCTCCGCATATCTCTCGCTATGAAGCAACAACTTGAAGCTCAGTACGCGGATGTAAAGGTGCTGCTCACACGCACGACAGATGCAGACGTCACCTTAAAAGAACGTACCAACAAAGCCAACCAGGCGGGTGCAAATATCCTCATTTCCGTTCACTGTAACGCCGGGGGCGGTGCTGGAGGATTCGAGTCTTTCCGCTATACTTCGGCATCTGCGGCATCGAAATCTTTACAAGATGTACTGCATAACGCAATTATGACGGAACTCAAGCCTTATAATGTTACGGACAGGGGCCAGAAGACCAAAAATCTTCATATGCTTAGAGAAAGCAAAATGCCTGCGGTACTGACAGAGAATTTGTTCATTGATGTAGCTAACGATGCAAGCAAGCTAAAGCAGCAGGAGGTCATTGAAGCCATCGTCAAAGGACATGTGAACGGTATTGCTCAATTTTTGAGCTTGAAGCCTAAGGGAGACATACAGCCAGACCCGGCCGATCCAGGAAAAACAAAGAACTGGAAAGAAAACGGCCGCGAATGGCTCATTGCAAACGCCGGAATCAGTCCAGAATGGAAGGCAACCGATCCGATCGATATCGGAACACTTGGCACCATTCTCAGTAGAATGCAGAAGTAA
- a CDS encoding phage holin family protein has translation MDWNVIFELIHPILFGVVAACWVIGYILKKTPKVPDWSIIYIVTLIAVLLSVWLLGWGPESLIQGILTGAFAVYGNQFVKQALKGANDQ, from the coding sequence ATGGATTGGAATGTTATCTTTGAGCTTATTCATCCGATATTATTTGGTGTCGTGGCGGCATGTTGGGTAATCGGCTATATTCTCAAAAAAACGCCAAAAGTGCCTGACTGGAGCATCATCTATATTGTTACCCTGATCGCTGTACTGCTGTCGGTTTGGCTGCTTGGATGGGGGCCGGAATCGCTCATTCAAGGCATTCTTACCGGTGCTTTTGCGGTATATGGAAATCAATTTGTGAAGCAAGCGTTGAAAGGAGCGAATGATCAATGA
- a CDS encoding ABC transporter permease, which yields MRNFLKGEAYYLEKDTSYRAVSIIFLLASILLPIWIGTKSGFALSNPIEPLRLAISLSFLLYFIIPLHACYFATEGFEYGSVKNIIASGRSRLSYFMGKYISELKVIGWWMIQFFGLYYALYMALVLVTGSPIGSVNFQEHITFVVAALFFNLLYLSAYAAIVMMVGILIKKTASAIVVTFVIIFGDFLLSGYFKDSTSALLRTVSEHTLTTQIFKFCGQYVINSQLVTLSGINEYIRTTLIAVIVIAVCLVVAMIAFRRSDIHT from the coding sequence ATGAGAAATTTTCTGAAAGGTGAAGCCTATTATTTGGAAAAAGATACCAGCTATCGAGCGGTCAGTATTATTTTTTTGCTTGCTAGCATTCTATTGCCGATCTGGATTGGTACAAAGTCAGGATTTGCATTAAGTAACCCGATCGAGCCACTGCGTCTGGCGATTTCCTTATCATTTTTGCTGTATTTTATTATTCCACTGCATGCCTGTTATTTTGCAACCGAGGGGTTTGAATACGGGTCAGTTAAAAATATTATCGCCTCTGGGCGAAGCCGATTATCATACTTTATGGGGAAGTATATATCGGAGCTCAAGGTGATTGGCTGGTGGATGATCCAGTTTTTCGGATTGTACTATGCTTTATATATGGCACTTGTGTTAGTAACGGGCTCACCCATTGGTAGTGTTAATTTTCAGGAACATATAACCTTTGTGGTAGCCGCTCTCTTTTTTAACCTTCTCTATTTATCAGCTTATGCGGCCATCGTGATGATGGTCGGGATCCTTATTAAAAAAACAGCTTCAGCCATCGTCGTCACTTTTGTCATCATATTCGGTGATTTTCTGCTCAGCGGCTATTTCAAAGACTCTACGTCTGCGCTATTGCGTACGGTCTCCGAACACACATTAACGACGCAAATTTTTAAATTTTGCGGACAGTACGTTATCAATTCTCAGCTTGTTACTCTATCGGGCATAAATGAGTATATTCGAACAACGCTAATTGCTGTGATTGTTATTGCTGTTTGTCTTGTTGTTGCAATGATTGCATTTAGAAGGAGCGATATTCACACATAA
- a CDS encoding ABC transporter ATP-binding protein, whose product MQTIFEAKGLTQRYGSSLVLQDIQMSIQAGDIYGFIGENGAGKTTLMRIIAGLVFPTRGEISLFGKSGKELRSARRSVGFLIEVPALYPHMTAQQNLTFYSRVFGVDDASRIVEVLEIVSLREVGDKRVSEYSFGMRQRLGIAIALLNNPKFLVLDEPINGLDPSGIVEMRKILEYLAKEKGVTILISSHILSELQLLATKFGFIHKGRLVKEISSEELLKSAASQICVRTPKPVEVMHILKEKLNIATVALMNNGEIQIPKDSMELEKLMTFFLQQGIPIEGLHLSAPNLESYYMDLIGGRVS is encoded by the coding sequence GTGCAAACTATTTTTGAAGCAAAAGGGTTAACCCAACGATACGGTTCATCTTTGGTACTCCAAGATATTCAGATGTCGATACAGGCAGGAGATATTTACGGTTTCATAGGGGAAAATGGCGCTGGTAAAACGACACTTATGCGAATCATTGCAGGGTTAGTTTTTCCGACAAGAGGCGAAATCTCGCTGTTTGGAAAAAGTGGCAAGGAACTTCGATCAGCCAGGCGGAGTGTCGGGTTTCTCATCGAAGTTCCTGCTCTTTATCCACATATGACAGCGCAGCAAAACCTGACTTTTTATAGCCGCGTATTTGGGGTTGACGATGCCAGTAGGATTGTTGAGGTTTTGGAAATAGTATCTTTGAGGGAAGTAGGAGATAAAAGGGTTTCTGAGTATTCTTTCGGCATGCGGCAGCGTCTTGGCATTGCGATCGCCCTGCTCAATAACCCTAAATTTCTAGTGTTGGATGAGCCAATTAATGGCCTTGATCCTTCAGGCATTGTTGAGATGCGTAAAATTCTCGAATACTTAGCGAAGGAGAAAGGAGTAACGATTTTAATATCAAGCCATATTTTAAGCGAATTGCAGCTACTGGCTACAAAATTTGGCTTTATTCATAAAGGTAGATTAGTTAAAGAAATCTCATCCGAGGAATTGTTAAAATCCGCGGCAAGCCAAATATGTGTTCGAACGCCAAAGCCGGTTGAGGTTATGCACATCTTGAAAGAAAAGCTTAATATCGCCACGGTAGCACTCATGAATAACGGCGAGATTCAAATCCCTAAGGATAGCATGGAGCTGGAGAAATTGATGACGTTTTTCCTGCAGCAGGGAATTCCGATTGAGGGTCTTCATTTATCCGCTCCGAATCTCGAAAGCTACTATATGGATCTTATAGGAGGCCGTGTTTCATGA